The Phycisphaerales bacterium AB-hyl4 genome has a window encoding:
- a CDS encoding DUF255 domain-containing protein: MAEYTNRLVNETSPYLLQHAHNPVDWYPWGEEAFEAARREGKPIFLSVGYSTCYWCHVMERQVFEHERFAEQMNASFVNVKVDREERPDVDDLYMTAVQLMTQRGGWPMSVFLTPPSPEAGADAGGYGLKPFWAGTYLPPEPSHGMPSFGQVLEGLSSAWRDRREEVLAQASQVASAVREQLRHRDLSGSVDVDVVQTAANRLLGVYDAEHGGFGSAPKFPQPSQLAFLLAVRRNSDSGSVEQALLHTLDRMARGGIYDQLGGGFHRYSVDEQWLVPHFEKMLYDNGQLVELYADAYARWPGHSLAGQWARVMRETCDYVLREMTDGSGALWSAQDAEVEAREGGNYVWTREEVEQAIGDEALAAVAVRMFGLDRGTNFRDPHSPDAQPVNVLFLPQSLDVLATELKEPMESLLEKRRRIMRVLKEVRDGRPQPSTDDKVLVSWNGMMIAGLARAGAVLDEAGYLDAAERAAEAIMEQMSDGEGLRHTMRRGDARLPAYLEDYAFFVHGLLALHRAERGDGRYLERAQHYTKYAAEHFKAPGGGYYDTLADQEDLFVRLRSTYDGVIPSANSQMAHNLIELYSLSDERAYLERAADDLFAFGAALRERGPAMLHMMHALMRLIEIDPALLRASAEVRAAGGAARPQVVSATVETQRVDMAAGEVEVAVSVKVEQGHHLNAARVDDERLVATELAVEPGDAWEMEVAYPAGTLRELAYAEEPVHVYEGQVVIGARLRRVGGEGDSGEVRLRLRYQACSDRACMEAEELVLPVKVGA; this comes from the coding sequence ATGGCTGAATATACGAATCGCCTTGTGAATGAGACCAGTCCGTATCTGTTGCAGCATGCCCATAACCCGGTGGACTGGTATCCGTGGGGGGAGGAGGCGTTTGAGGCGGCGCGGCGGGAAGGTAAGCCGATCTTTTTGAGCGTGGGGTATTCGACGTGTTACTGGTGTCATGTGATGGAACGGCAGGTGTTTGAGCATGAGCGGTTCGCGGAGCAGATGAACGCTTCGTTTGTGAATGTGAAGGTGGACCGGGAGGAACGGCCGGACGTTGATGACCTTTACATGACGGCGGTGCAGTTGATGACGCAGCGTGGCGGCTGGCCGATGAGCGTGTTTTTGACGCCGCCTTCGCCGGAAGCGGGGGCAGACGCGGGGGGGTATGGGTTGAAGCCATTCTGGGCGGGGACGTATTTGCCGCCTGAGCCGAGCCATGGGATGCCAAGCTTCGGGCAGGTGCTGGAAGGGTTGTCGAGCGCGTGGCGGGATCGGCGGGAGGAGGTGCTCGCACAGGCGTCGCAGGTGGCGAGTGCGGTGCGGGAGCAGTTGCGGCATCGCGACCTGAGCGGGTCGGTGGATGTGGACGTGGTGCAGACGGCGGCGAACCGGTTGCTTGGGGTGTATGACGCGGAGCATGGCGGGTTTGGCAGCGCGCCGAAGTTTCCGCAGCCGAGCCAACTCGCGTTTCTGCTGGCGGTGAGGCGGAACTCGGATAGTGGGAGCGTGGAGCAGGCGCTGTTGCATACGTTGGACCGGATGGCGCGGGGTGGGATATACGATCAGCTTGGCGGCGGGTTTCACCGGTACAGCGTGGACGAGCAGTGGCTGGTGCCGCATTTCGAGAAGATGCTTTATGACAATGGGCAGTTGGTTGAGTTGTATGCGGATGCGTACGCGCGGTGGCCGGGGCATTCGCTGGCGGGGCAGTGGGCGCGGGTGATGCGTGAGACTTGCGATTACGTGTTGCGTGAGATGACGGATGGTAGCGGGGCGTTGTGGTCGGCGCAGGATGCGGAGGTGGAGGCACGCGAGGGCGGGAACTACGTGTGGACGCGGGAGGAAGTGGAACAGGCGATTGGCGACGAAGCGCTGGCGGCGGTGGCGGTGCGGATGTTCGGGCTGGATCGTGGGACGAACTTCCGCGATCCGCATTCGCCTGACGCCCAGCCGGTGAACGTGCTGTTTCTGCCACAGTCGCTGGACGTGTTGGCGACGGAGTTGAAGGAGCCAATGGAATCGCTGCTGGAGAAGCGGCGGCGGATCATGCGGGTGTTGAAGGAAGTGCGGGATGGCCGACCGCAGCCGAGCACGGACGACAAGGTGCTGGTGTCGTGGAATGGGATGATGATCGCGGGGCTGGCGCGAGCGGGGGCGGTGCTGGATGAGGCGGGATACCTCGATGCGGCGGAGCGCGCGGCGGAAGCGATCATGGAGCAGATGAGCGACGGGGAAGGGTTACGCCATACGATGCGGCGCGGCGATGCGCGGTTGCCGGCGTACCTGGAGGACTATGCGTTTTTCGTGCACGGGTTGCTCGCGCTGCATCGGGCCGAGCGAGGTGATGGGCGATACCTCGAACGGGCGCAGCATTACACGAAGTATGCGGCGGAGCATTTCAAGGCACCCGGCGGCGGGTACTACGACACGCTGGCGGACCAGGAAGACCTGTTTGTTCGGCTGCGGTCGACGTATGACGGTGTGATTCCGTCGGCGAACAGTCAGATGGCGCACAACCTGATCGAACTGTATTCGCTGAGCGACGAGCGGGCGTACCTGGAGCGGGCGGCGGACGACTTGTTTGCGTTCGGCGCGGCGCTGCGCGAGCGAGGGCCTGCGATGCTGCACATGATGCATGCGCTGATGCGGTTGATCGAGATCGACCCGGCTTTGCTTCGCGCGTCGGCCGAGGTGCGGGCGGCGGGAGGCGCGGCGCGCCCGCAGGTGGTGTCGGCGACGGTGGAAACGCAGCGCGTAGACATGGCGGCGGGCGAGGTGGAGGTTGCGGTGAGCGTGAAGGTGGAGCAGGGGCATCACTTGAACGCGGCGCGGGTGGATGATGAGCGGTTGGTGGCGACGGAGTTGGCGGTTGAGCCAGGCGATGCGTGGGAGATGGAGGTTGCGTACCCGGCGGGGACGTTGCGCGAGCTGGCGTATGCGGAGGAGCCGGTGCATGTGTATGAGGGGCAGGTGGTGATCGGGGCGCGGCTGCGGCGGGTGGGCGGTGAAGGGGATAGTGGGGAGGTGAGGTTGCGGCTGCGGTATCAGGCGTGCTCGGACAGGGCGTGCATGGAAGCGGAGGAACTGGTGCTGCCGGTGAAGGTGGGGGCGTAG
- the ispE gene encoding 4-(cytidine 5'-diphospho)-2-C-methyl-D-erythritol kinase gives MTSHATATELVRHCPAKVNLALSVGPPRADRLHPIASWMVALTFGDQLTLRRTNQPDSTWRIAFADDAPVPQPIDWPLERDLAYRAHRLLADHVGQPLTVDADLCKRIPAGAGLGGGSSDAAATLVGLNDLFNLNLTANDLTPLAATLGSDVAFLVAAMLGSPSAIVTGVGEHITPAPQPAPIDLVLILPPFTCPTGPVYAAFDEQHPHDAALRSNDVQALPTQHPLPPDAPFNDLAAPACQVQPQLAEAIANLTDMLDQPVHVTGSGAAMFIIAHTPTHARDLAATLTRSTPLAPVATQTLPQ, from the coding sequence ATGACCAGTCATGCGACCGCGACCGAACTCGTCCGCCACTGCCCCGCCAAGGTCAACCTTGCCCTCTCCGTCGGCCCGCCGCGTGCCGACCGCCTCCACCCCATCGCCAGTTGGATGGTCGCCCTCACCTTCGGCGATCAACTCACCCTCCGCCGCACCAACCAGCCCGACAGCACGTGGCGCATCGCCTTCGCCGACGACGCCCCCGTCCCGCAGCCGATCGACTGGCCGCTCGAACGCGACCTCGCCTACCGCGCCCACCGCCTGCTCGCCGACCACGTCGGCCAACCGCTCACCGTCGACGCCGACCTGTGCAAACGCATCCCCGCCGGCGCAGGCCTCGGCGGCGGCTCAAGCGACGCCGCCGCCACGCTCGTCGGCCTCAACGATCTATTCAACCTCAACCTCACCGCCAACGACCTGACCCCCCTCGCCGCCACGCTCGGCTCCGACGTCGCCTTCCTCGTCGCCGCCATGCTCGGCTCACCTTCCGCCATCGTCACCGGCGTGGGCGAGCACATCACCCCCGCCCCACAACCCGCGCCGATCGACCTCGTCCTCATCCTCCCCCCGTTCACCTGCCCCACCGGCCCCGTCTACGCCGCCTTCGACGAGCAACACCCTCACGACGCCGCCCTCCGCTCCAACGACGTGCAAGCCCTCCCCACGCAACACCCGCTCCCGCCCGACGCCCCTTTCAACGACCTCGCCGCCCCCGCCTGCCAGGTCCAACCCCAACTCGCCGAAGCCATCGCCAACCTGACCGACATGCTCGACCAGCCCGTCCACGTCACCGGCTCCGGCGCTGCCATGTTCATCATCGCCCACACCCCCACCCACGCCCGCGACCTCGCCGCCACCCTCACCCGCTCCACCCCCCTCGCCCCCGTCGCCACCCAAACCCTGCCCCAATAA
- a CDS encoding glycosyltransferase: protein MLALLLNSFLILLWIGWATQAVVSVIQVRKYGRLLQRPRREKYMAYRPRAAVIVPFKGVEAALANNIRSLCQQHYPEYRLVFVVESADDPAYPVLKKAVAADTGRTIDLLIADRADPTVGQKVHNQLVALAHLERVGSEHEVLVFADSDAVPGPEWLDDLVGPLVKPEVGVTTGYRWLVPEADASDPVGKPTIWAKLASVMNSSVACFAVIPMFHLAWGGSMALRVDTAREGDLVGSLRGCITDDYPLSQLSKRVGKRVYFVPRCLIASPVNFSRDELINFAHRQYLITRVYAPWLYVGAVTLPLLYILSFVTAWAAVAAGLLNVEWLQPETWWAAVGAIVTVTVANHIRATYRKRVVRYAFGQAMADRLRSTLRLDRWATVVWMTLHWLLIIRAGVGRTMRWRGIAYEIRGPQNVRRLA, encoded by the coding sequence ATGCTCGCATTGCTGCTGAATAGCTTTCTCATCCTGCTCTGGATCGGCTGGGCGACGCAGGCCGTCGTGTCCGTGATCCAGGTCCGCAAGTACGGCCGACTGCTCCAACGGCCGCGACGCGAAAAGTACATGGCCTACCGCCCCCGCGCCGCGGTGATCGTCCCGTTCAAGGGCGTCGAAGCAGCGCTGGCGAACAACATCCGCAGCCTCTGCCAGCAGCACTACCCGGAGTATCGCCTCGTCTTCGTTGTCGAGTCGGCGGACGACCCAGCTTACCCCGTGCTGAAAAAAGCGGTCGCGGCGGACACCGGCCGAACGATCGACCTGCTCATCGCCGACCGAGCCGACCCGACCGTGGGACAGAAGGTGCACAACCAACTCGTGGCGCTGGCACACCTCGAGCGGGTGGGCAGTGAACATGAGGTGCTCGTGTTCGCCGACAGTGACGCCGTGCCCGGCCCGGAATGGCTGGACGACCTCGTCGGCCCGCTGGTGAAACCGGAGGTGGGCGTCACGACAGGCTACCGCTGGCTGGTGCCCGAAGCGGACGCGTCAGACCCGGTCGGCAAGCCGACGATCTGGGCGAAGTTGGCCAGCGTGATGAACAGCTCGGTCGCGTGCTTCGCCGTGATTCCGATGTTCCACCTGGCATGGGGCGGGTCGATGGCGTTGCGCGTCGACACGGCTCGCGAGGGCGACCTCGTCGGCTCGCTGCGCGGCTGCATCACCGACGACTACCCGTTATCGCAACTGAGCAAGCGGGTGGGCAAGCGCGTTTACTTCGTGCCGCGCTGCCTGATTGCGAGCCCGGTGAATTTTTCGCGTGATGAGTTGATCAACTTCGCGCATCGCCAATACTTGATCACGCGCGTCTACGCGCCCTGGCTTTACGTTGGGGCGGTCACATTGCCGCTGCTGTACATATTGAGCTTCGTCACCGCGTGGGCCGCGGTCGCGGCGGGCCTGCTGAATGTCGAATGGCTGCAGCCGGAAACATGGTGGGCAGCCGTGGGGGCGATCGTGACGGTGACGGTGGCGAACCACATTCGAGCGACCTACCGCAAGCGCGTGGTGCGCTACGCCTTTGGACAGGCGATGGCGGACCGGCTGCGCTCGACGCTTCGGCTGGACCGGTGGGCGACGGTGGTGTGGATGACGTTGCACTGGCTGTTGATCATCCGGGCGGGCGTCGGCCGAACGATGCGATGGCGCGGCATCGCGTATGAGATCCGCGGCCCACAGAACGTCCGTCGACTCGCGTGA
- a CDS encoding TatD family hydrolase, with protein sequence MIDTHCHLTFPGLFEQVDAVLARARGAGVDRMISVATTPDDAKRAAALAVDEAGVFATVGVHPHYAGEWADRDALVEAMLAVAGLKGVVAWGEMGLDYHYDEPTAEVQRQVFAWQLEVVREHGGALPVVIHNREATDDVLAMIREAGLAGERFVFHCFTGSRAELEAVLAIGAMVSFTGIVTFNSARDLAAASDVVPLERLMVETDSPYLTPEPYRKVRPNEPRYVREVARFLAKRRGMSEAEFVKVVDGNAERFFGLRG encoded by the coding sequence ATGATTGATACGCATTGCCATTTGACGTTTCCGGGGTTGTTTGAGCAGGTGGACGCGGTGCTCGCGCGGGCGCGGGGGGCGGGGGTGGACCGGATGATTTCGGTGGCGACGACGCCTGACGATGCGAAGCGTGCAGCGGCGCTCGCGGTGGATGAGGCGGGGGTGTTCGCGACGGTGGGGGTGCATCCGCATTACGCGGGCGAGTGGGCGGACAGGGATGCGTTGGTGGAGGCGATGCTTGCGGTGGCGGGGTTGAAGGGGGTGGTCGCGTGGGGGGAGATGGGGTTGGACTATCACTATGACGAGCCGACTGCGGAGGTGCAGCGGCAGGTGTTTGCGTGGCAGCTTGAGGTGGTGCGCGAGCATGGCGGCGCGCTGCCGGTGGTGATACACAATCGCGAGGCGACGGATGATGTGCTGGCGATGATTCGGGAGGCGGGGCTGGCGGGCGAGCGGTTTGTGTTTCACTGTTTTACGGGATCGCGTGCGGAACTGGAGGCGGTGCTTGCGATCGGGGCGATGGTGAGTTTTACAGGGATCGTGACATTTAACAGTGCGCGGGATTTGGCGGCGGCGTCGGATGTGGTGCCGTTGGAGCGGTTGATGGTGGAGACGGATTCGCCTTACTTGACGCCTGAGCCGTATCGGAAGGTTCGGCCGAACGAGCCGAGGTATGTGCGCGAGGTGGCGCGGTTTCTGGCGAAGCGGCGGGGGATGAGCGAGGCGGAGTTTGTGAAGGTGGTGGATGGGAATGCGGAGCGGTTTTTTGGGTTGAGGGGGTGA
- the rplU gene encoding 50S ribosomal protein L21 gives MYAIIEDSGTQIKVSEGDVIRIDTRDLPEGAEVPSITFDKVLLVGGEGVEAKIGQPLLEGAKVVADVLNEDVSDKVEVVKFKRRKNYRRRNGHRQHYIQVKITSIDA, from the coding sequence ATGTACGCAATCATCGAAGACAGCGGAACGCAGATCAAAGTCAGCGAAGGCGACGTGATCCGCATCGACACCCGGGACCTGCCCGAAGGCGCGGAAGTGCCCAGCATCACCTTTGACAAGGTGCTGCTCGTCGGCGGCGAAGGCGTTGAAGCCAAAATCGGCCAGCCCCTGCTCGAAGGCGCGAAGGTCGTCGCCGACGTGCTCAACGAAGACGTCAGCGACAAGGTCGAAGTCGTCAAGTTCAAGCGACGCAAAAACTATCGCCGCCGCAACGGCCATCGCCAGCATTACATCCAGGTGAAAATCACCTCGATCGACGCATGA
- a CDS encoding O-antigen ligase family protein, which produces MVEQRHVAVTGCGLALLVLVLLPCVVQFLPEVYFDVDPRSEAGLSPAVAFGPTGAAWYQVVAVLVSAVALGVSVWAGAVVRWGAIGLVAVGMAMCAYHLPGHASNALPSGGWLAAAAMGLAAVHVGQFAGARRWLIAGLVAIVVPMGLQAVWYVMVDHPATVASYLAGEAALLESRGWEEGSPQHELYRRRLMDWQAVGAFGLSNVFGSVVAGFTLAGLAVMLGMWRRGRAMGALAERGEPRGSGIPGGAWMLLPVVLLGAVTVVLSRSTGAVLALPAGAVVLVAVTVATRRGGVWRWGAVALPVALVGLAFVAVLVRGAVGPPETIEGERTVLFRFHYWQAAAELMLHDLPGSALLGLGSAGFAQGYLWAKNPLNPEEVTNAHNVFVDYIAMLGVGGWAFAAVLVMWLTQGAVAAVRGAGGGENHASGGEVASVGLPRVNLVVAGLVAGVVFGVEYTLMLPTLVIESALLWLGGALAFVGVMALVAVPGRWGGWWAVAGLLGGATVVLVHNQIEMTFYQFNSAPIVWVLVGLAAAAWRGPTPVAAGGSTATAADDATAGRRWAGYVPAGALALVAGVMVVGHALPIAAQQERVASAARALQMDRFPQAMAWLDEAGQMRPTDATVWRWRVGLRLGAAQQAAAMGRRDVAGQMFADAVAVLDATRAAGVDTAGLHRQYAQVHGLAAEVLDEPQRLDEAIAARERATERAPYSLSDHVELGDRLWERGEREQAADLYRRALQISRWSYLDPVKQLPELEHRRLETRIAAVEAGAGF; this is translated from the coding sequence ATGGTTGAACAGAGGCATGTGGCGGTGACGGGGTGCGGGCTGGCGTTGCTGGTGCTGGTGCTGTTGCCTTGCGTGGTTCAGTTTCTGCCTGAGGTTTACTTTGATGTTGATCCGCGGAGCGAGGCGGGGCTTTCGCCGGCGGTGGCGTTCGGGCCGACGGGGGCGGCGTGGTACCAGGTGGTGGCGGTGCTGGTGTCGGCGGTGGCGTTGGGGGTGAGCGTGTGGGCGGGGGCGGTGGTGCGGTGGGGGGCGATCGGGCTGGTGGCGGTGGGGATGGCGATGTGTGCGTATCACCTGCCGGGGCATGCGAGCAATGCGCTGCCGAGCGGCGGGTGGCTGGCGGCGGCGGCGATGGGGCTGGCGGCGGTGCATGTGGGGCAGTTCGCGGGTGCACGGCGGTGGCTGATCGCGGGGCTGGTGGCGATCGTCGTGCCGATGGGATTGCAGGCGGTGTGGTATGTGATGGTGGATCACCCGGCGACGGTGGCGTCGTATCTGGCGGGGGAGGCGGCGCTGCTGGAGAGTCGCGGGTGGGAGGAAGGCTCGCCCCAGCATGAGCTGTATCGAAGGCGACTGATGGACTGGCAGGCGGTGGGGGCGTTCGGGTTGTCGAACGTGTTCGGATCGGTGGTGGCGGGTTTCACGCTGGCGGGGCTGGCGGTGATGTTGGGGATGTGGCGGCGGGGGCGGGCGATGGGTGCGTTGGCGGAGCGGGGGGAGCCGCGGGGGTCGGGGATACCGGGAGGGGCGTGGATGTTGCTGCCGGTGGTGTTGCTGGGGGCGGTGACGGTGGTGCTCAGCCGATCGACGGGGGCGGTGCTGGCGCTGCCGGCGGGGGCGGTGGTGCTCGTGGCGGTGACGGTGGCGACGCGGCGGGGGGGCGTCTGGCGATGGGGGGCGGTTGCGCTGCCGGTGGCGTTGGTGGGGTTGGCGTTTGTCGCGGTGCTGGTGCGGGGGGCAGTGGGGCCGCCTGAGACGATCGAGGGCGAACGGACGGTGCTGTTCCGGTTTCATTACTGGCAGGCGGCGGCGGAGCTGATGCTGCATGATCTGCCGGGCAGCGCGCTGCTGGGGCTGGGGTCGGCGGGGTTTGCGCAAGGCTACTTGTGGGCGAAGAATCCGCTGAACCCGGAAGAGGTGACCAACGCGCACAACGTGTTCGTCGACTACATCGCGATGCTCGGCGTGGGCGGGTGGGCGTTTGCGGCAGTGCTGGTGATGTGGCTGACGCAGGGGGCGGTGGCGGCGGTGCGGGGGGCGGGCGGCGGTGAGAATCATGCGTCGGGGGGCGAGGTGGCGTCGGTGGGGCTGCCTCGGGTGAACCTGGTGGTGGCGGGGCTCGTGGCGGGGGTGGTGTTCGGCGTGGAGTACACGCTGATGCTGCCGACGCTGGTGATCGAGTCGGCGCTCTTGTGGCTGGGCGGGGCGCTGGCGTTTGTGGGGGTGATGGCGTTGGTAGCGGTGCCGGGGCGATGGGGCGGCTGGTGGGCGGTGGCGGGGTTGCTGGGCGGGGCGACGGTGGTGCTGGTGCACAACCAGATCGAGATGACGTTTTACCAGTTCAACTCGGCGCCGATCGTGTGGGTGCTGGTGGGGCTGGCGGCGGCGGCGTGGCGGGGGCCGACGCCGGTGGCGGCAGGGGGCTCGACGGCGACGGCGGCTGACGATGCGACGGCGGGGCGGCGATGGGCGGGGTACGTGCCGGCGGGGGCGCTGGCGTTGGTGGCAGGGGTGATGGTGGTGGGGCATGCGCTGCCGATCGCGGCGCAGCAGGAGCGGGTGGCGTCGGCGGCGCGGGCGTTGCAGATGGACCGTTTTCCGCAGGCGATGGCGTGGCTGGATGAGGCGGGGCAGATGCGGCCGACGGACGCGACGGTGTGGCGGTGGCGGGTGGGGTTACGGCTTGGCGCGGCGCAGCAGGCGGCGGCGATGGGGCGGCGCGACGTGGCAGGGCAGATGTTCGCTGACGCGGTCGCGGTGCTCGATGCGACGCGGGCGGCGGGGGTGGATACGGCGGGGCTGCACCGGCAGTATGCCCAGGTGCATGGGCTCGCGGCCGAGGTGCTGGACGAACCGCAACGACTGGATGAGGCGATCGCGGCTCGCGAGCGGGCGACGGAGCGTGCACCGTACAGCCTGTCGGACCATGTCGAACTGGGTGATCGGCTGTGGGAACGCGGCGAACGTGAGCAGGCGGCGGACCTGTATCGGCGGGCGTTGCAGATCAGCCGATGGAGCTATCTCGATCCGGTGAAGCAGCTGCCGGAGTTGGAGCATCGCCGGTTGGAGACGCGGATTGCGGCGGTTGAGGCGGGGGCGGGTTTTTAG